The Helianthus annuus cultivar XRQ/B chromosome 16, HanXRQr2.0-SUNRISE, whole genome shotgun sequence genome includes a window with the following:
- the LOC110942393 gene encoding 40S ribosomal protein S16, protein MAAAPPNSVQCFGRKKTAVAVTHCKAGRGLIKINGVPIELVQPEILRYKAFEPILLLGRHKFAGVDMRIRVKGGGHTSQIYAIRQSISKALVAYYQKFVDEESKKEIKDILVRYDRTLLVADPRRCEPKKFGGRGARARFQKSYR, encoded by the coding sequence ATGGCGGCAGCTCCACCAAACTCTGTTCAATGCTTCGGCCGGAAGAAAACCGCCGTCGCCGTAACTCACTGCAAGGCCGGCCGCGGCCTGATCAAGATCAACGGCGTTCCAATCGAGCTCGTTCAGCCGGAGATTCTCCGTTACAAGGCGTTCGAACCGATCCTTCTTCTCGGCCGCCACAAGTTCGCCGGAGTTGACATGAGGATCCGCGTCAAAGGCGGAGGTCACACCTCTCAGATCTACGCCATCCGTCAGAGTATTTCGAAAGCGCTTGTTGCGTATTACCAGAAGTTTGTTGATGAAGAATCGAAGAAGGAGATTAAGGATATTTTGGTAAGGTATGACAGGACTCTGCTTGTTGCTGATCCGAGACGGTGTGAGCCGAAGAAGTTTGGAGGTCGTGGTGCTCGTGCTAGGTTCCAGAAGTCGTACCGTTGA
- the LOC110944229 gene encoding uncharacterized protein LOC110944229, with product MPPKTKLPPNFDRYDGTRDPEDHLHAFRGAGQLGRWPMPVWCHMFVQTLTEGARLWFDSLPPGGIDSYEELSEKFLRNFGQQRKVVKNLNEILHIRQRDNEQIDQYMERFVKESMNIKDVPEVMKISSFINRLKHAQLREKLGEEFPHSFDNLMDRVRAFVRGKDTVNKAKEMDTPPRRANPTAKPPEKGRGHCIPHIGLEGEAHPPTMIASPPLTKTPSEILATERVKSSFPRSPPIKPGAKAQPNEYCDFHKGFGHKTDDCMYLKREIEAAVKTGKLAHLIKEIKEGGGDRKGKDVREHGRADVDMIRRRNEFDTTRSHLNTSKYLYPSGRSIGRSFDRSATQSVRYFSEQVLSRVSSNRTAVRSGGTPSSPNMLKID from the exons ATGCCCCCTAAGACAAAACTACCTCCAAACTTCGACAGGTATGATGGAACTAGAGATCCTGAGGATCATCTCCATGCCTTCAGAGGTGCTGGGCAGCTGGGACGATGGCCCATGCCAGTTTGGTGCCACATGTTTGTGCAGACCCTGACGGAGGGAGCCAGGctctggtttgacagccttcccCCCGGAGGGATTGACAGCTATGAAGAGCTAAGTGAAAAGTTCCTGAGGAACTTTGGTCAGCAAAGAAAAGTGGTCAAGAACCTAAACGAAATCTTGCATATAAGGCAGAGGGACAATGAGCAAATAGATCAGTACATGGAGAGGTTTGTCAAGGAAAGTATGAACATCAAGGACGTCCCGGAGGTCATGAAGATCAGCAGTTTCATCAACAGGTTAAAACATGCACAACTACGCGAGAAGCTGGGGGAGGAGTTCCCGCACTCGTTTGACAATCTCATGGACAGAGTCAGAGCCTTTGTCAGGGGCAAGGACACAGTCAACAAAGCTAAAGAGATGGACACCCCACCCCGAAGGGCCAATCCAACTGCAAAACCTCCTGAAAAAG GACGAGGCCATTGTATTCCCCATATAGGCCTCGAGGGAGAGGCCCATCCCCCTACTATGATAGCTTCACCCCCCCTCACCAAAACCCCAAGTGAAATACTGGCTACTGAGAGGGTAAAGAGCTCCTTCCCAAGATCGCCACCCATAAAACCCGGGGCAAAGGCACAACCGAACGAGTATTGTGACTTCCACAAGGGATTTGGTCACAAAACTGATGATTGCATGTACCTAAAGAGGGAAATAGAGGCCGCGGTGAAAACGGGTAAACTGGCCCATTTGATTAAAGAGATTAAGGAAGGAGGAGGGGATCGCAAAGGGAAAGATGTGCGGGAGCATGGAAGGGCAGATGTAGACATGATCCGAAGGAGGAATGAATTTGATACCACCAGAAGT catttgaataCATCGAAGTATCtttacccttcaggtcggtcgatcggacggtcgttcgatcggtcggctacCCAATCGGTTAGGTACTTTAGCGAACAAGTTCTCAGTAGGGTGTCATCcaatcggacggctgttcgatcgggtggtaCTCCTAGTTCaccgaacatgttgaaaatcgattaa